The proteins below are encoded in one region of Lactuca sativa cultivar Salinas chromosome 3, Lsat_Salinas_v11, whole genome shotgun sequence:
- the LOC111883297 gene encoding putative disease resistance protein At3g14460 — MAEIVVSTFFTVVFEKLASEALKKIARAKGIDSELKKLKRSLGQIHALLNDASHKEITDEAVKAWLNDLQHLAYDIDDLLDDLATEAMHRELTEVSGATTSKVRKLIPKCCSKFSLSSRMQYKLDDISTRLQELVDAKNDLGLIVVTNEKPKIVRYEACLVDASSIVGREGHKKALVQQLLVGKDESCNHQNFSVVPIVGMGGVGKTTLARLLYDEKEVKDHFELRAWVCVSDEFNISSISKVIYQSVTGENKEFADLNLLQEALKQQLMKKLFLIVLDDVWSESYDDWEKLVGPFLVGAPGSKVIMTTRKEQLLKKLGYAHVDSLQSLSHDDALTLFAQHALGVANFDSHSALRPLGEGFVKKCDGLPLALRTLGRLLRTKTDEEAWKELLDSEIWSLGNRDEIVPALRLSYHDLSASLKMCFAYCSLFPKDYEFEKEELILLWMAEGFLHQSTTSKSMERLGLEYFEELLSRSFFQHLPGDKSLFVMHDLMNDLAMSVAGDFFSRLDIEVKKEFRKKTLEKYRHISFQCDDFMGYERFEAFKGATNVRTFLALDSTRHTNPGSFSFSDKILANLVQQLPLLRVLCLSYLTISEVPECVGSMKHLRYLNLCRTHIKSLPENVCRLYNLETLIVYRCTFLANLPGNFSKLKNLRHFDFRCTPLVKKMPLGIAELKSLQTLSKIIIEGDDGFSMTSLKDLKYLQGKISITGLEKVQSAMHAQELNFSQKRISELEVEWSDVFDCSRKETLEKEVLCGLKPHNDDLIKLGIVSFGGKEFPNWVGDPSFLRLARVSIHGCKKCTSLPPLGQLPSLKKLSIHGMDEVKVVGSELPGNGLAFPSLESLSFVNMQEWVVWSGTVFPCLRKLWISDCPKLVKISLEALPSLRELTINNCGHEMLTSIVGVTSSVTQFNISYIPGLTDQLWRGVIEYLGTVEEIKIERCNEIRYLWESEEKSSKVLVNLRKLVVYLCSNLVSLGEIENNCGSHLTSLRILEVKFCHRLERCSCPDSIETLNIRGCHSITSVSFPSGAQKLKSVTIDGCKKLLDNVVGGEDVTRVLMNSSMTMLESVEISCWPNLKSVIELSRFIHLTKLEITDCPEIESFPDHELPNLTALKHLTITNCPSMDASFPCGLWPPKLSHLEIGGLHKPITEWGPQNYPSSLVELRLIGVRADLSNFSQLSHLLPPSLIYLGINKFENLESLSTGLQHLTSLQRLSIFMCPKTIDLPEMLLPSLLSLRIYSCPNLEQRCSKEGSYWWPRIAHIPLLDIF, encoded by the coding sequence ATGGCTGAAATTGTTGTTTCTACCTTCTTCACGGTGGTCTTTGAAAAGCTGGCTTCTGAAGCTTTGAAGAAAATTGCTCGTGCCAAAGGAATCGATTCCGAGCTCAAGAAATTGAAAAGATCATTAGGCCAGATCCACGCTCTGCTTAATGATGCTTCTCATAAGGAAATAACTGATGAAGCTGTTAAAGCATGGCTGAATGATCTCCAGCATTTGGCTTACGACATAGATGACCTACTTGACGATTTGGCAACTGAAGCTATGCATCGTGAGTTGACCGAGGTATCGGGAGCCACCACCAGCAAAGTAAGAAAGCTAATCCCAAAATGTTGCAGCAAGTTCTCATTAAGTAGTAGGATGCAATATAAGTTAGATGATATTAGCACCAGGTTACAAGAACTAGTGGACGCAAAAAATGATCTTGGTTTAATTGTAGTGACAAATGAAAAACCCAAAATTGTAAGATATGAGGCATGTTTGGTAGATGCAAGTAGTATTGTTGGACGTGAAGGTCATAAGAAGGcattggttcaacaacttttggtgGGTAAAGATGAATCCTGTAATCATCAGAACTTTAGTGTCGTGCCCATAGTTGGTATGGGTGGAGTAGGTAAAACAACTCTAGCTAGACTTTTGTATGACGAAAAGGAAGTGAAGGATCACTTCGAACTCAGGGCTTGGGTTTGTGTTTCCGATGAGTTCAATATCTCCAGTATAAGCAAAGTTATTTATCAATCTGTGACTGGGGAAAACAAGGAATTTGCAGATTTAAATCTGCTTCAAGAAGCTCTTAAACAGCAACTTATGAAGAAACTATTTCTAATAGTTTTAGATGATGTGTGGTCTGAAAGCTATGATGACTGGGAAAAATTAGTGGGCCCATTTCTTGTGGGAGCTCCTGGAAGTAAAGTTATCATGACGACTCGGAAGGAGCAATTGCTCAAAAAGCTGGGTTATGCTCATGTAGACTCACTACAGAGTCTGTCACATGACGATGCTCTGACTTTGTTTGCTCAACATGCATTGGGTGTTGCTAACTTTGACTCACATTCAGCACTTAGACCACTTGGTGAAGGGTTTGTGAAAAAATGTGATGGCTTGCCTTTGGCATTAAGAACACTTGGGAGGCTATTGAGGACAAAAACAGATGAGGAAGCATGGAAAGAGCTGTTGGATAGTGAGATATGGAGTTTAGGAAATAGAGATGAGATTGTTCCGGCTCTAAGACTAAGTTACCATGATCTTTCTGCCTCTTTGAAAATGTGTTTTGCATACTGCTCCTTGTTCCCCAAGGACTACGAGTTTGAGAAGGAGGAGTTGATTTTATTGTGGATGGCTGAAGGGTTTTTGCACCAATCGACTACAAGCAAGTCAATGGAGCGTTTGGGTCTCGAATATTTTGAAGAGTTGTTGTCAAGGTCGTTTTTTCAACACCTGCCTGGTGACAAATCGTTGTTTGTGATGCATGATCTCATGAATGACTTGGCTATGTCTGTTGCTGGAGATTTTTTTTCAAGGTTAGACATTGAGGTAAAAAAGGAATTTAggaagaaaactttggaaaagtACCGCCATATATCATTCCAGTGTGATGATTTCATGGGTTATGAAAGGTTCGAGGCATTCAAAGGAGCTACAAATGTGAGAACATTCCTAGCATTGGATTCTACGAGGCACACAAATCCTGGATCATTCAGCTTTTCAGATAAGATTTTGGCCAACTTAGTTCAACAGTTACCATTACTAAGGGTTCTATGCCTGAGTTACCTGACAATAAGCGAGGTTCCAGAGTGTGTTGGTAGTATGAAGCACTTGCGTTATCTGAACTTATGTCGTACCCACATCAAAAGTTTACCAGAAAATGTGTGTCGTCTGTATAATTTAGAGACATTGATAGTTTATCGCTGCACTTTTTTAGCTAACTTGCCTGGGAACTTCTCAAAGCTTAAGAATTTGCGTCATTTTGACTTTAGGTGTACTCCGCTTGTGAAGAAAATGCCCTTAGGTATTGCTGAGTTGAAAAGCctacaaactctctctaaaatcatTATTGAAGGAGACGATGGATTTTCAATGACCAGCCTTAAAGACTTAAAATATCTCCAAGGAAAAATTTCCATTACTGGGCTGGAAAAAGTGCAAAGTGCAATGCATGCACAAGAACTAAACTTTTCCCAAAAGAGGATAAGTGAGTTAGAGGTGGAATGGAGTGATGTATTTGATTGTTCTCGAAAGGAAACACTTGAAAAGGAGGTCCTCTGTGGGCTGAAGCCTCACAATGATGATTTGATAAAGCTTGGAATAGTGTCATTTGGAGGTAAAGAGTTTCCAAATTGGGTTGGGGATCCCTCATTTCTTCGGTTGGCTCGTGTGTCGATACATGGTTGCAAAAAATGTACATCTCTACCACCACTTGGGCAGCTACCTTCACTAAAGAAGTTGTCTATTCATGGCATGGATGAAGTGAAGGTTGTAGGCTCGGAATTACCTGGAAATGGTCTTGCATTCCCTTCACTTGAAAGTCTATCTTTTGTTAATATGCAGGAATGGGTGGTATGGTCAGGTACAGTTTTTCCATGTCTTCGAAAGCTTTGGATAAGTGATTGTCCTAAGTTGGTTAAAATCTCACTTGAAGCACTACCATCACTAAGGGAGCTAACAATAAATAACTGTGGTCATGAAATGCTAACAAGTATAGTTGGTGTAACTTCATCAGTCACCCAGTTTAATATAAGTTACATCCCTGGTCTAACTGACCAGCTGTGGAGAGGTGTTATAGAGTATCTTGGGACAGTTGAAGAAATAAAAATTGAACGGTGTAATGAAATAAGATACTTGTGGGAATCTGAAGAAAAGTCAAGTAAGGTACTTGTAAATTTAAGGAAGTTGGTAGTGTATTTGTGTTCAAATTTGGTGAGTTTAGGAGAGATTGAGAACAACTGTGGCAGCCACCTAACATCTCTTAGGATCTTGGAAGTAAAGTTTTGTCACAGATTGGAGCGTTGCAGTTGCCCAGATAGCATTGAAACGTTGAATATACGTGGGTGTCATTCGATTACGTCTGTTTCTTTTCCATCAGGAGCGCAGAAACTCAAGTCAGTTACGATTGATGGTTGTAAGAAACTATTAGATAATGTGGTGGGAGGAGAAGATGTGACTAGGGTGCTTATGAACTCAAGCATGACCATGCTTGAATCTGTAGAGATAAGTTGTTGGCCAAACCTGAAATCGGTCATTGAATTGAGTCGCTTCATTCACCTCACCAAATTGGAAATAACAGATTGTCCAGAGATAGAGTCATTTCCAGACCACGAGTTGCCCAATCTCACTGCCTTAAAACATCTGACAATAACAAATTGTCCAAGTATGGATGCTTCATTCCCTTGTGGGCTTTGGCCTCCCAAACTGAGTCACCTTGAAATAGGGGGGTTGCACAAGCCAATCACAGAGTGGGGCCCACAGAATTACCCAAGCTCACTTGTTGAACTACGGTTAATTGGTGTTAGAGCAGATCTGAGTAATTTTAGTCAATTGTCCCATCTTCTTCCTCCATCTCTTATTTATCTTGGCATAAATAAATTTGAGAATCTGGAATCACTTTCAACCGGACTCCAACATCTCACCTCCCTCCAACGTCTCTCCATTTTCATGTGCCCAAAGACGATAGATCTACCAGAAATGTTGTTGCCTTCACTTTTGAGTTTGAGAATCTATAGTTGTCCAAATCTGGAACAACGGTGTAGTAAAGAAGGCTCTTACTGGTGGCCCCGCATTGCCCACATCCCCTTACTCGACATATTCTGA